A genomic region of Oryza glaberrima chromosome 1, OglaRS2, whole genome shotgun sequence contains the following coding sequences:
- the LOC127756485 gene encoding WRKY transcription factor WRKY28-like, with amino-acid sequence MYGQSPHKQRRRFPGPYLMGDVPRAQATASAEEVAGGVWPCELDDHLIGELLGDDGLFVPAAEHPTLYYSFGAGSSAAAAAAPCNGGGSADHERRPRPAPAVSRDLCSVYSGPTIRDIEKALSSSASPRPPYPSGRRYSSLYFRRVEAESKYTSKVRSCGGKMPADGYKWRKYGQKSIKNNPHPRSYYKCTSSRCSAKKHVEKSTDDPEMLIVTYEGSHHHGPQPLFPPHIAQPPPPTSVVGFSAASGAGPPPSSPAAAARKRKNYVRAAFSPTTSEDDGDGAGRLRPEWPQDDGTSCDVAELRRRGDAEHAAPRRVATDRSCDDGGGGGSTSASSSVARADAATALSSDSPPTIWSCLDWPWSQETLFL; translated from the exons ATGTATGGCCAATCCCCTCACAAGCAACGACGGCGTTTTCCAGGACCATATCTGATGGGAGATGTGCCGCGAGCTCAGGCCACCgcgtcggcggaggaggtggccggcggcgtctGGCCCTGCGAGCTCGACGACCACCTCATAGGCGAGCTCCTCGGTGACGACGGCCTGTTCGTCCCGGCCGCCGAACACCCCACCCTCTACTATTCGTTCGGCGCGGGGTCatcagcagccgccgccgccgcgccgtgcaacGGGGGCGGCAGCGCTGATCacgagcggcggccgcggccggcacCGGCGGTGAGCAGGGATCTGTGCTCGGTGTACTCAGGCCCGACGATCCGCGACATCGAGAAGGcgctgtcgtcgtcggcgtcgccccGGCCGCCGtacccctccggccgccgctacaGCTCTCTGTATTT CCGCAGGGTGGAAGCGGAGAGCAAGTACACGAGCAAGGTGAGGAGCTGCGGCGGCAAGATGCCGGCCGACGGGTACAAGTGGAGGAAGTACGGGCAGAAGTCGATCAAGAACAACCCACATCCCAG GAGTTACTACAAGTGCACCAGCTCCCGATGCAGCGCCAAGAAGCACGTCGAGAAGTCCACCGATGACCCGGAGATGCTCATCGTCACGTACGAGGGGTCGCACCATCACGGCCCGCAGCCGCTCTTCCCGCCGCACATcgcccagccaccgccgccgacgtcggtAGTGGgcttctccgccgcctccggcgctgggccgccgccgtcgtcgcccgcggcggcggcaaggaagAGGAAGAACTATGTCAGGGCGGCCTTCTCGCCGACGACGtccgaggacgacggcgacggcgccggccggctACGGCCAGAGTGGCCACAAGACGATGGGACGTCGTGTGACGTCGCCGAGTTACGACGACGTGGCGACGCGGAgcacgccgcgccgcgtcgtGTCGCGACGGATCGCTCgtgcgacgatggcggcggcggcggctcgacctCGGCCTCGTCGTCCGTGGCGCGCGCTGACGCCGCTACGGCGCTGTCCTCTGACTCGCCGCCGACCATATGGTCGTGCCTGGACTGGCCGTGGTCCCAGGAAACACTGTTTCTGTAG
- the LOC127759983 gene encoding uncharacterized protein LOC127759983: MFLMSLALAAAHITVAYRASCRERRRLLVYRIDIEAIPIRVFERFWRTIEAYACRPFTGHDNGQKNTTSPHARKAMVERWPADEGGTRHCRFLPPLAAAQGAKKATAESVRSMRSSATRHRSRPYPRSARWASKASAASSSGAVERRRTGRGWGRRKD, translated from the exons ATGTTCCTCATGtcgctcgcgctcgccgccgcgcacaTCACCGTGGCCTACCGCGCCAGCTGCCGCGAGCGACGCCGCCTGCTCGTCTACAGAATCGACATCGAAGCT ATTCCAATCCGTGTTTTCGAGAGATTCTGGAGAACAATCGAGGCATACGCTTGCCGACCTTTTACTGGACATGACAACGGCCAGAAGAACACGACGTCCCCTCACGCGAGGAAAGCAATGGtggagcggtggccggcggaTGAGGGCGGGACGAGGCACTGCCGGTTCTTGCCGCCGCTGGCTGCGGCGCAGGGCGCGAAGAAGGCGACCGCGGAGTCTGTGCGCTCGATGCGGAGCTCGGCGACGAGGCACAGGTCACGGCCGTATCCGCGGTCGGCGAGGTGGGCGAgcaaggcgtcggcggcgtcgtcaTCCGGGGcagtggagaggaggagaacgGGGAGAGGATGGGGAAGACGAAAAGATTGA